A window of the Cystobacter fuscus genome harbors these coding sequences:
- a CDS encoding dipeptidase: protein MIRSFSKFLPPLAVAAGLAAPAALACTSLLVSKGASADGSTLITYAADSHELYGELYYTPARRNAPGSQRDIFEWDTGKFLGRIKEVPVTWSVVGNMNEHQVSIGESTFTGRKELEGPSGIIDYGSLIYTALERAKTAREAIQVMTDLVAEYGYASTGESFSIADPKEAWILEMIGKGAGQKGAVWVARRLPEGTISAHANQARIRQFPLNDSANALYSKDVISFAREKGWFSGADKDFSFADTYHPLDFGGIRFAEGRVWSIFRRAAPSLGLGVEYADGSKPDLRLPLWVKPDGKLSVQDVMGLMRDHFEGTPLDMSKDVGAGPYAVPYRWRPMTWKVDGKEYVHERAISTQQTGFSFVAQMRSWMPAPVGGVLWFGVDDTATTVYTPVYAGVRRAPANFAQGVASRGEFSWDSSFWVFNWVSNQAYGRWSDMSVDVRKVQGELEGQFLADQGDIEKAALELYKSSPEQARAYLTDYSSQQGGKVHTRWRKLGEQLLVKYIDGNVRDESGKVNHPKYPDSWYRTIVKDAGPRLAVPETPAAPDVKPPAPAPQSKPTVAPAP, encoded by the coding sequence ATGATCCGGTCCTTCTCGAAGTTCCTTCCCCCCCTGGCCGTCGCGGCGGGGCTGGCGGCGCCCGCGGCCCTCGCCTGCACCAGCCTGCTGGTGAGCAAGGGGGCCTCGGCCGACGGCTCCACCCTCATCACCTACGCGGCGGACTCGCACGAGCTGTATGGGGAGCTGTATTACACCCCGGCGCGCCGCAACGCGCCCGGCTCCCAGCGCGACATCTTCGAGTGGGACACGGGCAAGTTCCTGGGCCGCATCAAGGAAGTCCCCGTCACCTGGTCGGTGGTGGGCAACATGAACGAGCACCAGGTCTCCATCGGTGAGTCCACCTTCACCGGGCGTAAGGAGCTGGAAGGGCCCTCGGGCATCATCGACTACGGCTCGCTCATCTACACGGCGCTGGAGCGCGCGAAGACGGCCCGGGAAGCCATCCAGGTGATGACGGACCTGGTGGCCGAGTACGGCTACGCCTCCACGGGCGAGTCCTTCTCCATCGCGGATCCCAAGGAGGCGTGGATCCTCGAGATGATTGGCAAGGGCGCGGGGCAGAAGGGGGCGGTGTGGGTGGCCCGGCGGCTGCCCGAGGGGACGATTTCCGCGCACGCCAACCAGGCGCGCATCCGCCAGTTCCCGCTCAACGATTCCGCCAACGCCCTGTACTCCAAGGACGTCATCTCCTTCGCGCGCGAGAAGGGCTGGTTCAGCGGGGCGGACAAGGACTTCAGCTTCGCGGACACCTACCACCCGCTGGACTTCGGCGGCATCCGCTTCGCCGAGGGGCGCGTGTGGAGCATCTTCCGCCGCGCGGCGCCGTCGCTCGGGCTGGGGGTGGAGTACGCGGATGGCTCGAAGCCGGACCTGCGGCTGCCCCTGTGGGTGAAGCCGGACGGCAAGCTGTCGGTGCAGGACGTGATGGGGCTGATGCGCGACCACTTCGAGGGCACGCCGCTGGACATGTCCAAGGACGTGGGCGCGGGGCCCTACGCGGTGCCCTACCGCTGGCGGCCGATGACGTGGAAGGTGGATGGCAAGGAGTATGTCCACGAGCGGGCCATCTCCACGCAGCAGACGGGCTTCTCGTTCGTGGCGCAGATGCGCTCGTGGATGCCGGCGCCGGTGGGCGGGGTGCTGTGGTTCGGCGTGGATGACACCGCCACCACCGTCTACACGCCGGTGTACGCGGGCGTGCGCCGCGCGCCGGCCAACTTCGCCCAGGGTGTGGCCAGCCGGGGCGAGTTCTCCTGGGACTCCTCCTTCTGGGTGTTCAACTGGGTGTCCAACCAGGCCTACGGGCGCTGGAGCGACATGAGCGTCGACGTGCGCAAGGTGCAGGGGGAGCTGGAGGGCCAGTTCCTCGCGGACCAGGGTGACATCGAGAAGGCGGCGCTGGAGCTGTACAAGAGCTCGCCCGAGCAGGCGCGTGCCTACCTCACCGACTACTCGTCCCAGCAGGGGGGCAAGGTGCACACCCGCTGGCGCAAGCTGGGCGAGCAGCTCCTGGTGAAGTACATCGACGGCAACGTGCGCGACGAATCGGGCAAGGTGAACCATCCCAAGTACCCGGACTCGTGGTACCGGACCATCGTGAAGGACGCGGGCCCCCGGCTGGCGGTTCCCGAGACCCCCGCGGCGCCGGACGTCAAGCCCCCGGCTCCCGCGCCCCAGTCGAAGCCCACGGTCGCTCCCGCCCCCTGA
- a CDS encoding PP2C family protein-serine/threonine phosphatase, with protein MPVTPRIDSGAATHIGRRSNNEDSFCQRPELGFFAVADGLGGHEGGEVASQLVLRTVTDFLASGASGEETPEQLLLEGVRLAHEAVRDQQRGKLSMMASTLTGVLLREAEVVVCNIGDSRTFLVRDGVVRRLTRDHTVIAEMEAAGLDTKTPFALRHRNSLTGAVGMEDSVEPECGRVPLSSGDVLLLCSDGLYELVPPEMMVELLAQGGSAQEVAERLVARAYERGGTDNITGIVLRVLDNG; from the coding sequence ATGCCCGTCACACCACGAATCGATAGTGGCGCCGCGACCCACATCGGCCGCCGCTCGAACAACGAGGACTCCTTCTGTCAGCGGCCCGAGCTGGGCTTCTTCGCGGTCGCCGATGGCCTGGGTGGCCACGAGGGCGGGGAAGTGGCCAGCCAGCTCGTGCTGCGCACGGTGACGGACTTCCTGGCCTCGGGGGCTTCCGGGGAGGAGACCCCCGAGCAGCTCCTGCTCGAGGGGGTGCGGCTGGCGCACGAGGCGGTGCGGGACCAGCAGCGCGGCAAGCTGTCCATGATGGCCTCGACGCTCACCGGGGTGCTGCTGCGCGAGGCCGAGGTGGTGGTGTGCAACATCGGCGACAGCCGCACCTTCCTGGTGCGTGACGGGGTGGTGCGGCGGCTCACGCGCGATCACACGGTCATCGCGGAGATGGAAGCGGCGGGGCTCGACACGAAGACCCCGTTCGCGTTGCGCCACCGCAACTCGCTCACGGGCGCGGTGGGCATGGAGGACAGCGTGGAGCCAGAGTGCGGCCGGGTGCCGTTGAGTTCCGGCGACGTGCTGCTCCTGTGCAGTGATGGCCTGTACGAGCTGGTGCCGCCGGAGATGATGGTCGAGCTACTGGCCCAGGGAGGCTCGGCGCAGGAAGTCGCCGAGCGGCTCGTGGCCCGGGCCTATGAGCGGGGCGGGACGGACAACATCACGGGCATCGTGCTGCGGGTGCTGGACAACGGCTAG
- a CDS encoding FdhF/YdeP family oxidoreductase translates to MAATPPSARTAQSHEHGPTPSEPLPSAQPPIVPEPLRIGEPSTAAGGVPAVLSSLKHAWEEMGVARGAQTLLRVNQPHGFDCPGCAWPDPAHRSAFEFCENGAKAVAEEATTARVTPAFFQQWSLVDLAAQTDHWLGKQGRLTHPMVLREGATHYEPLSWDEAFALIASELQALGSPDEACFYTSGRTSNEAAFLYQLFVRRFGTNNLPDCSNMCHESSGTALNETVGIGKGTVTLEDFGKARVIVVIGQNPGTNHPRMLTALEAAKRQGCRILSINPLPETGLQRFKHPQTVRGVLGAGTALADLFLQVRINGDVALLQGLGKALLEREAKRPGSVVARDFVEGQTLGFEAYAAHLAGVSWDDVVEQSGIPREQIETAADWIAETDQVIWCWAMGLTQHRNAVGNIQEVVNLALLRGSIGKPGAGLCPVRGHSNVQGDRTMGIWEKPPPAFLDALEREFGFSPPRHHGHDVVGAIQAMHAGEVKVFFALGGNFLSATPDTELTAEALRRTRLTVHVSTKLNRAHLVTGRRALILPCLGRTEKDSQAGGAQFVTVENSMGVVHASRGTLPPASEHLLSEPTLVARLARAVLGPADAVAWEALVEDYDRVRDLIARTIPGFTDFNRRVRERGGFALPNGPREGRFTTRDGKGHFTVHQMPRLALEPGQLLMMTLRTHDQYNTTVYGLHDRYRGIHNGRRVVLLNAEDMKELGVKAGQEVDLTSHFEGQRRVARKFVVVAYDIPRRCAATYFPEANVLVPLGSMAEKSRTPTSKSVVISLAPSVELPALASGA, encoded by the coding sequence ATGGCGGCTACACCCCCTTCGGCACGGACGGCGCAGTCCCACGAGCACGGCCCGACCCCCTCCGAGCCGCTTCCGAGCGCCCAGCCCCCCATCGTCCCCGAGCCGCTGCGCATCGGCGAGCCCTCGACGGCCGCGGGCGGCGTGCCGGCGGTGCTCTCCTCGCTGAAGCACGCCTGGGAGGAAATGGGCGTGGCGCGCGGCGCCCAGACGCTCCTGCGGGTCAATCAGCCGCACGGCTTCGATTGTCCGGGCTGCGCGTGGCCCGACCCCGCCCACCGCTCGGCCTTCGAGTTCTGTGAGAATGGCGCGAAGGCCGTGGCCGAGGAGGCCACCACCGCCCGGGTGACGCCCGCGTTCTTCCAGCAGTGGAGCCTCGTGGACCTGGCCGCCCAGACGGACCACTGGCTGGGCAAGCAGGGCCGGCTCACCCACCCCATGGTGCTGCGCGAGGGCGCCACGCACTACGAGCCCCTGTCCTGGGACGAGGCCTTCGCGCTCATCGCCAGCGAGTTGCAAGCGCTCGGCTCGCCGGACGAGGCGTGCTTCTACACCTCGGGCCGCACGAGCAACGAGGCCGCCTTCCTCTATCAGCTCTTCGTGCGGCGCTTCGGCACCAACAACCTGCCGGACTGCTCGAACATGTGCCACGAGTCGAGCGGCACCGCCCTGAACGAGACCGTCGGCATCGGCAAGGGCACGGTGACGCTCGAGGACTTCGGCAAGGCCCGGGTCATCGTCGTCATCGGGCAGAACCCGGGCACCAACCACCCGCGCATGCTCACGGCGCTCGAGGCCGCCAAGCGCCAGGGTTGCCGCATCCTCAGCATCAACCCGCTGCCCGAGACGGGCCTGCAGCGCTTCAAGCACCCGCAGACGGTGCGCGGCGTGCTCGGCGCGGGCACGGCGCTCGCGGACCTGTTCCTCCAGGTCCGCATCAACGGAGACGTGGCGCTCCTGCAGGGCCTGGGCAAGGCGCTGCTCGAGCGCGAGGCGAAGCGGCCGGGCTCGGTGGTCGCGCGCGACTTCGTGGAGGGCCAGACGCTCGGCTTCGAGGCGTACGCGGCGCACCTGGCGGGCGTGTCCTGGGACGACGTGGTGGAGCAGAGTGGCATCCCGCGCGAGCAGATCGAAACGGCCGCGGACTGGATCGCGGAGACCGACCAGGTCATCTGGTGCTGGGCCATGGGGCTCACCCAGCACCGCAACGCGGTGGGCAACATCCAGGAGGTCGTCAACCTGGCACTCCTGCGCGGGAGCATCGGCAAGCCCGGCGCGGGCCTGTGCCCGGTGCGCGGCCACAGCAACGTGCAGGGGGACCGCACCATGGGCATCTGGGAGAAGCCCCCGCCCGCGTTCCTCGACGCGCTGGAGCGGGAGTTCGGCTTCTCGCCGCCCCGGCATCACGGCCACGACGTGGTGGGCGCCATCCAGGCCATGCACGCTGGCGAGGTGAAGGTCTTCTTCGCGCTGGGAGGCAACTTCCTGTCGGCCACGCCCGACACGGAGCTCACCGCCGAGGCCCTGCGCCGCACCCGGCTCACCGTGCACGTGTCCACCAAGCTCAACCGGGCCCACCTCGTCACCGGGCGCCGGGCGCTCATCCTGCCGTGCCTGGGCCGCACCGAGAAAGACAGCCAGGCCGGTGGCGCCCAGTTCGTCACCGTGGAGAACTCCATGGGCGTGGTGCACGCCTCGCGCGGCACCCTGCCCCCCGCCTCCGAGCACCTGCTGAGCGAGCCCACCCTCGTGGCACGGCTCGCGCGCGCGGTGCTCGGGCCGGCGGACGCGGTGGCCTGGGAGGCGCTGGTGGAGGACTACGATCGGGTGCGCGACCTCATCGCCCGGACGATTCCCGGCTTCACGGACTTCAACCGCCGGGTGCGCGAGCGGGGAGGCTTCGCCCTGCCCAACGGGCCGCGCGAGGGCCGCTTCACCACCCGCGACGGCAAGGGGCACTTCACGGTGCACCAGATGCCGCGGCTGGCGCTGGAGCCGGGCCAGTTGCTGATGATGACCCTCCGCACGCACGACCAGTACAACACCACGGTGTACGGGCTGCATGACCGCTACCGGGGCATCCACAACGGCCGGCGCGTGGTGCTGCTCAACGCCGAGGACATGAAGGAGCTGGGCGTGAAGGCCGGGCAGGAGGTGGACCTCACCAGCCACTTCGAGGGCCAGCGGCGCGTGGCGCGGAAGTTCGTCGTGGTCGCGTACGACATTCCGCGGCGGTGCGCCGCCACCTACTTCCCCGAGGCCAACGTGCTGGTGCCCCTGGGCAGCATGGCGGAGAAGAGCCGCACGCCGACGTCCAAGTCGGTCGTCATCAGCCTCGCCCCCTCCGTGGAGCTGCCCGCCCTGGCGTCCGGGGCCTAG
- a CDS encoding endonuclease V, whose amino-acid sequence MERHSLHGWDLTPAQAVALQRELKERVVLRPPEGLKVERVAGADISMSRGEDWASGGFVVLDAETRAPVARASAVTRLGFPYVPGLLSFRELPVLMEAWARLEVRPDVIIFDGQGTAHPRRLGLACHGGLLFGVPSIGCAKSLLVGEHGPLGEERGAVADILHQGEVVGRAVRTRRGVLPVYVSPGHLMDLPTAVEWVLRMTSRYREPETTRHAHRLVNEVRREALAARASSRE is encoded by the coding sequence ATGGAACGGCATTCCCTGCATGGCTGGGACCTGACGCCGGCCCAGGCGGTGGCGCTGCAGCGGGAGTTGAAGGAGCGCGTGGTGCTGCGTCCGCCGGAGGGACTGAAGGTGGAGAGGGTGGCGGGGGCGGACATCTCCATGAGCCGGGGGGAGGACTGGGCGTCCGGGGGCTTCGTGGTGCTGGACGCGGAGACCCGGGCGCCGGTGGCCCGGGCGAGCGCGGTGACGCGGCTGGGCTTTCCCTACGTGCCGGGGCTCTTGTCCTTCCGGGAGCTGCCCGTGCTGATGGAGGCGTGGGCTCGGCTGGAGGTGCGGCCGGATGTGATCATCTTCGATGGCCAGGGCACGGCGCACCCCCGGCGCCTGGGGCTGGCGTGTCACGGGGGCCTGCTGTTCGGGGTGCCCTCCATCGGCTGCGCCAAGTCCCTGCTGGTGGGCGAGCATGGGCCCCTGGGCGAGGAGCGCGGCGCGGTGGCGGACATCCTCCATCAGGGCGAGGTGGTGGGTCGGGCGGTGCGCACGCGGCGCGGCGTGTTGCCCGTCTACGTGTCGCCGGGACATCTGATGGATCTGCCCACGGCGGTGGAGTGGGTATTGCGGATGACGTCGCGCTACCGGGAGCCGGAGACGACGCGGCACGCGCACCGGCTGGTGAACGAGGTGCGGCGCGAGGCGCTCGCGGCGCGGGCGTCCTCCCGCGAGTGA
- a CDS encoding DUF4331 family protein, with protein MSDHVDGPRSIGDPAGDLTDLFAFTSPENAGRTVLAANVFPSAGAEAVFSNAINHSLVVRRVTVAGIGNAAKFKADEKEVRFSFRFDVLEKSASGGKPVQRGTCSLPDGRALKLTVNDEKGASTPDGVFRVFAGLRSDPFFLAWLPATLKKSPNLLQHDNVLCMVVEFDTQKVLDSASGSLFGAIAETVPIPQPGGLIGHPPPRIDWIGRPEHTNMRLNNPGLAGTDDLRDLWNQQTPFAIPADLQPLFLNRLKQSIANWDLRDGKADWTPEALAANANVFLDDFLVFDVAKPTTDKSHLEIEKSTLLGRPYQTGGGRTVNANVIDILLTWLVNHDREFLQGGATGATKPGTKAFPYFAQPNTELQTVAERVDLAAAPEKVWAVIGQFGGMWHPLIASIQLAGKGIGQLRTIETIDGKQIIERLEAIDEAKRTYRYSNVSGIPASDYTGTIEVKPSGTGSSVAWRAQFLANGQPDIVVRTIVSTLLKTGLESLKPRFGASK; from the coding sequence ATGTCAGACCACGTGGACGGGCCGCGATCGATCGGAGACCCCGCGGGGGACCTCACCGATCTGTTCGCGTTCACCAGCCCTGAGAACGCGGGCCGGACGGTGCTGGCCGCGAACGTCTTTCCGTCGGCTGGCGCGGAGGCGGTGTTCTCCAACGCGATCAATCACTCGCTCGTCGTTCGCCGGGTGACCGTCGCCGGCATCGGAAATGCGGCGAAGTTCAAGGCGGACGAGAAGGAGGTTCGCTTCAGCTTCCGCTTCGACGTGCTCGAAAAAAGCGCCTCGGGCGGGAAGCCCGTGCAACGCGGAACCTGCTCCCTGCCCGACGGTCGGGCGCTGAAGTTGACGGTCAATGACGAGAAGGGGGCCTCCACTCCGGATGGCGTCTTCCGCGTCTTCGCGGGGCTGCGCTCCGACCCGTTCTTCCTCGCGTGGCTGCCGGCGACGCTGAAGAAGTCCCCCAACCTCCTCCAGCACGACAATGTGCTCTGCATGGTGGTGGAGTTCGACACGCAGAAGGTCCTCGACAGCGCGAGCGGCTCGCTGTTCGGAGCCATCGCCGAGACGGTCCCGATCCCGCAGCCGGGAGGTCTGATCGGCCATCCGCCCCCGCGCATCGACTGGATCGGGCGGCCGGAGCACACCAACATGCGGCTCAACAATCCGGGGCTCGCCGGAACGGACGACCTGCGCGACCTCTGGAACCAGCAGACGCCCTTCGCGATCCCCGCTGACCTCCAGCCCCTCTTCCTCAACCGCCTCAAGCAGAGCATCGCGAACTGGGACCTGCGCGACGGGAAGGCGGACTGGACTCCGGAGGCGCTGGCGGCAAATGCCAACGTCTTCCTCGACGACTTCCTGGTGTTCGACGTCGCCAAGCCGACCACCGACAAGAGCCACCTGGAGATCGAGAAGAGCACGCTCCTGGGGCGGCCCTACCAGACCGGCGGCGGTCGCACCGTCAATGCCAACGTGATCGACATCCTGCTCACCTGGTTGGTGAACCACGACCGCGAGTTCTTGCAAGGGGGAGCGACCGGCGCGACCAAGCCCGGCACCAAGGCCTTCCCGTACTTCGCCCAGCCGAACACGGAGCTGCAGACGGTGGCGGAGCGAGTGGACCTCGCCGCCGCGCCGGAGAAGGTCTGGGCGGTGATCGGGCAGTTCGGCGGGATGTGGCATCCCCTGATCGCCAGCATCCAGCTTGCCGGGAAGGGGATCGGGCAGCTGCGTACCATCGAGACGATCGACGGCAAGCAGATCATCGAACGCCTCGAGGCCATCGACGAGGCGAAGCGGACCTATCGCTACTCGAACGTCAGTGGGATTCCCGCTTCGGATTACACGGGGACGATCGAGGTCAAGCCGAGCGGCACCGGCAGCTCCGTCGCATGGCGCGCGCAGTTCCTCGCAAATGGACAACCCGACATTGTGGTGAGGACCATCGTCTCCACCTTGCTGAAGACAGGGCTCGAGAGCCTGAAGCCGCGCTTTGGAGCGTCGAAGTGA
- a CDS encoding di-heme-cytochrome C peroxidase: MLILLLAAPATAQPAPVIYLDQGWSKEDREWYYQVSQGSTALSYDLFLNLEVATGQDLFRSDANSDRYGLITQAANPRNNPDGLPIGLAKTVVTEGRSKGTYVGITCAACHNTQLNFKGKRIRVDGGVGNTFDMMAYVQALDDALQATLADSAKFGRLAGRLKASSPEAKTDLRKRFEREAARVHEYRTRTLASAITWGPARIDAIAMIVNRLTATLTGIPENTSTPLAPTKPPFLWNAPQATWTQWRGVQQDPIQRNLTETMGVFLDVDLQSKSPSEGLFDSNAAISNLQQIENLLTRLAPPQWPEEVFGKIDRKKAEAGKALFISICADCHNAWPYTWTEPNKHGKRFLLVGLVPQSYVGTDKGQFDALRPYAITGQLSDQLPPPLKGEKVIPTDQLYEALQEAVLAKALSKLKLTDAQAADLHGYREFPLPPKPMAVYKAAPRDGVWATPPFLHNGSVPNLYELLLPASERTKKFYVGREFDPVKVGLDTRSGTFLLDTTLRGNSNAGHSFEDGPLGNGVIGPRLSDEQRWAIIEYLKSIPEQAGRVTPFGGPPASPAR, from the coding sequence GTGTTGATCTTGTTGCTCGCGGCACCTGCGACCGCCCAGCCTGCTCCTGTCATCTACCTCGACCAGGGATGGTCGAAGGAGGACCGCGAGTGGTACTATCAGGTCTCGCAGGGCTCGACGGCGCTCTCGTATGACCTCTTCCTGAACCTGGAGGTCGCCACCGGCCAGGACCTCTTCCGGTCGGATGCCAACAGCGACCGCTACGGGTTGATCACCCAGGCCGCGAACCCCCGAAACAACCCCGACGGATTGCCGATCGGCCTAGCGAAGACGGTGGTCACCGAGGGTCGCTCGAAGGGGACTTACGTCGGCATCACCTGCGCGGCCTGTCACAACACCCAGTTGAACTTCAAGGGCAAGCGCATCCGCGTCGATGGAGGCGTCGGCAACACCTTCGACATGATGGCCTACGTCCAGGCCCTCGATGACGCGCTGCAGGCAACCCTGGCCGACTCAGCCAAGTTCGGCCGGCTCGCGGGGCGCCTCAAAGCCTCCAGCCCGGAGGCAAAGACCGACTTGCGCAAGCGCTTCGAGAGAGAAGCCGCTCGGGTCCACGAGTACCGCACCCGCACCCTGGCCTCGGCCATTACCTGGGGGCCCGCGCGGATCGACGCGATCGCGATGATCGTGAATCGCCTCACCGCGACGCTGACCGGCATTCCCGAGAACACGTCCACCCCCCTCGCGCCCACCAAGCCTCCGTTTCTCTGGAACGCCCCTCAGGCGACGTGGACACAGTGGCGCGGGGTGCAACAGGACCCGATTCAACGCAACCTGACCGAGACGATGGGGGTGTTCCTCGACGTCGACCTTCAGTCGAAGAGTCCCTCGGAGGGGCTCTTCGACTCGAACGCCGCGATCTCGAATCTCCAGCAGATCGAGAACCTGCTGACCCGCCTCGCGCCCCCCCAATGGCCGGAGGAGGTGTTCGGCAAGATCGACCGCAAGAAGGCAGAAGCTGGCAAGGCGCTCTTCATCTCCATCTGCGCGGACTGCCACAACGCCTGGCCCTACACCTGGACGGAGCCGAACAAGCACGGCAAGCGCTTCCTCCTGGTGGGGCTGGTGCCTCAGTCCTACGTGGGCACCGATAAGGGACAGTTCGACGCTCTGCGCCCCTATGCGATCACCGGTCAGCTCAGCGACCAACTGCCGCCGCCGCTCAAAGGCGAGAAGGTGATTCCGACCGACCAGCTCTACGAAGCTCTTCAGGAGGCGGTCCTCGCGAAGGCGCTCTCGAAGCTCAAGCTGACTGATGCCCAGGCCGCGGATCTGCATGGATACCGCGAGTTCCCGCTGCCGCCGAAGCCGATGGCCGTCTACAAGGCGGCTCCGCGGGACGGGGTGTGGGCCACTCCGCCCTTCCTGCACAACGGCTCGGTCCCCAACCTCTACGAGCTGCTGCTCCCCGCCAGCGAGCGCACCAAGAAGTTCTACGTCGGGCGCGAGTTCGATCCGGTGAAGGTGGGGCTCGACACCCGGTCGGGCACCTTCCTCCTGGACACAACCTTGAGGGGGAACTCGAACGCCGGCCACTCCTTCGAGGACGGTCCTCTCGGGAACGGCGTGATCGGCCCGCGCTTGTCTGACGAGCAGCGCTGGGCGATCATCGAGTACCTGAAGTCTATTCCCGAGCAGGCCGGGCGGGTCACGCCCTTCGGTGGCCCGCCGGCGAGCCCGGCTCGCTGA
- a CDS encoding HD domain-containing protein produces MHTKAAPSIALLQGRRTLPLLEAYFELHHLKQLYRQGWLRVGIPRATCESVAEHSFFVALLCLFLADTCFPEADASKLVRMALLHDVGEARAGDITPHDGVSREEKQRREREAVQRIFSELPRGADSLALWEEYEQGTSFEARLVRQVDRLEMGLQATVYEHQGAGDLSQFFASVHKVLETPELQALLAELETLRPAR; encoded by the coding sequence ATGCACACCAAGGCCGCTCCTTCCATCGCGCTGCTCCAGGGCCGGCGCACCCTGCCCCTGCTCGAGGCCTACTTCGAGCTGCACCACCTCAAGCAGCTCTACCGCCAGGGCTGGCTGCGCGTGGGCATCCCCCGGGCCACCTGCGAGAGCGTGGCCGAGCACTCCTTCTTCGTGGCGCTCTTGTGCCTGTTCCTCGCCGACACCTGCTTTCCCGAGGCCGATGCCTCGAAGCTGGTGCGCATGGCGCTCCTGCACGACGTGGGCGAGGCGCGCGCCGGAGACATCACCCCCCATGACGGCGTGAGCCGCGAGGAGAAGCAGCGGCGCGAGCGCGAGGCCGTCCAGCGCATCTTCTCCGAGCTGCCCCGCGGCGCCGACTCCCTCGCCCTGTGGGAGGAGTACGAGCAGGGCACGTCCTTCGAGGCCCGGCTCGTGCGCCAGGTGGACCGGCTGGAGATGGGTCTACAGGCCACCGTCTACGAGCACCAGGGCGCTGGGGATTTGTCGCAGTTCTTCGCCTCGGTGCACAAGGTGCTGGAGACGCCCGAACTCCAGGCGCTGCTCGCCGAGTTGGAGACCCTGCGGCCCGCCCGCTGA